Proteins encoded together in one Hevea brasiliensis isolate MT/VB/25A 57/8 chromosome 16, ASM3005281v1, whole genome shotgun sequence window:
- the LOC110658865 gene encoding uncharacterized protein LOC110658865, whose translation MSSVSRNSKISLRKTPRRRIRRTSTSQRRRLQARRACKAQRSRRTSATTKVSDKLEALKNLIPAHNGEIVKAEQLLQETADYIVLLKTQVFVLQRLIDLYGSTTSTTEGDTNSVL comes from the coding sequence ATGAGCTCAGTCTCAAGGAATTCCAAGATTTCACTCAGAAAGACACCAAGAAGAAGGATAAGAAGAACTTCAACCTCTCAGAGAAGAAGACTACAGGCACGACGTGCTTGCAAAGCTCAAAGAAGCAGGCGTACCAGTGCCACCACCAAGGTCTCAGACAAGCTGGAGGCTCTCAAGAACCTCATCCCTGCCCACAATGGAGAGATTGTAAAGGCTGAGCAGTTGCTCCAAGAAACTGCGGATTACATTGTTCTCTTGAAGACCCAAGTCTTTGTTTTACAGAGATTGATCGACCTCTATGGATCTACCACTAGTACTACTGAAGGAGACActaattctgtattatag
- the LOC110658905 gene encoding UDP-glycosyltransferase 83A1: protein MVNLHILVIPYPAQGHVIPLMELSKCLAKYGFRITFLITEYYHQLIKNTSKGNIGDQIQLVSVPDGIQSSEDKNKPGKSSEAILRVMPGKVEELIEEINSSGSDKISCILADQSFGWALEIAEKRGIRRAAFCPAAAAQLVLGFSIPKLIEDGIIDEHGTPKQKQIVQISPTMPAMYPANFVWACLGNKEAQKNIFGLMVRNNKSAKLTDWLLCNSTYDLEPGAFNLAPQVLPIGPLLASNRQEDSVGNFWPEDPTCLAWLDQQPPESVIYVAFGSFTVFDPAQFQELALGLERCNKPFLWVIRSDIRKGTNDAFLKEFQDRVGTRGKVVDWAPQQKVLAHPSVACFVSHCGWNSTMEGVSNGILFLCWPYFADQFLNQSYICDIWKIGLGFDKDEIGRIMQGEIKNKVEQLLSNGEFKARALDLKKMVINSVNEGGSSYQNFKKFVEWMKE, encoded by the exons ATGGTCAATCTACACATTCTAGTAATACCTTATCCAGCGCAAGGCCATGTTATTCCTCTTATGGAGCTGTCTAAATGCTTAGCCAAATATGGCTTCAGAATCACATTTTTAATCACAGAGTATTATCATCAGCTGATCAAGAATACCTCAAAGGGTAATATTGGGGATCAAATTCAACTAGTTTCAGTTCCAGACGGAATCCAATCCTCAGAGGATAAGAATAAGCCTGGGAAGTCATCTGAAGCAATCTTGAGGGTTATGCCAGGCAAAGTAGAGGAGCTTATTGAAGAAATTAATTCGTCAGGCAGTGATAAGATCAGCTGTATCCTCGCTGATCAGAGTTTCGGGTGGGCCTTGGAAATTGCAGAAAAAAGAGGAATTCGTCGTGCTGCCTTCTGTCCTGCAGCAGCTGCACAGTTGGTCCTGGGATTCAGCATCCCAAAGCTGATAGAAGATGGAATCATAGATGAGCATG GAACCCCAAAACAAAAGCAGATAGTTCAGATTTCACCAACAATGCCAGCCATGTACCCTGCCAACTTTGTGTGGGCCTGCCTTGGCAACAAGGAAGCACAGAAGAATATTTTTGGACTGATGGTTAGGAACAACAAATCTGCCAAGTTGACAGACTGGCTGCTCTGCAACTCAACTTATGACCTTGAGCCTGGAGCATTTAACTTGGCTCCACAGGTACTTCCTATAGGCCCACTTTTAGCAAGCAACAGACAGGAAGATTCAGTAGGAAATTTCTGGCCAGAGGACCCAACTTGTCTGGCATGGCTCGATCAGCAGCCACCAGAATCTGTCATCTATGTTGCATTTGGAAGTTTCACTGTTTTTGATCCAGCACAGTTTCAAGAATTGGCTTTAGGATTGGAACGTTGTAACAAACCATTCCTCTGGGTGATAAGGTCAGATATAAGGAAGGGGACAAACGATGCCTTCCTCAAAGAATTTCAAGACAGAGTAGGCACAAGGGGCAAGGTGGTTGATTGGGCACCTCAACAGAAAGTTCTGGCCCATCCATCTGTTGCTTGTTTTGTGAGTCACTGCGGCTGGAACTCTACCATGGAAGGTGTAAGCAATGGGATCCTTTTCTTGTGCTGGCCTTACTTTGCTGACCAGTTCTTGAACCAGAGCTACATTTGTGATATTTGGAAGATTGGATTAGGATTTGACAAAGATGAAATTGGGAGGATTATGCAAGGAGAAATCAAGAATAAGGTGGAGCAACTATTGAGCAATGGGGAATTTAAAGCAAGAGCTTTGGATCTCAAGAAAATGGTCATAAACAGTGTCAATGAAGGTGGTAGCTCTTACCAAAATTTCAAGAAATTTGTTGAATGGATGAAAGAGTAG
- the LOC110658906 gene encoding F-box protein At5g39250 gives MSCDEVLKAVFPLLDGIDLASCMAVCKQWRDIARDDYFWKCLCAKRWPSICKRPSPPTVTYFKLYQTFNKRQHRQTLLPPRLSFDDLDFFIDIWTEEKFIFSEVVPGPVLLTGIRVPPPGICDILRFHLDGPDYKMILPVEPRVKIPLSQTVSVSVLVGRKDSNKVARVINRSMFDYIDRTAYRAMAFEYLDFSPVHPFIPGIRAWISLLFMEDGNEGVIDVFGIEMDFRDAANSREEVLWLLDMLDWK, from the coding sequence ATGTCATGTGATGAAGTGCTGAAGGCTGTTTTCCCTTTGCTGGATGGCATAGACCTTGCTTCTTGTATGGCAGTTTGCAAACAGTGGAGAGATATAGCCCGAGATGATTACTTTTGGAAATGCCTATGTGCCAAGAGATGGCCTTCAATTTGCAAGAGGCCTAGCCCTCCAACTGTGACCTACTTCAAGCTCTATCAAACATTTAATAAGCGACAGCATCGTCAAACCCTGCTTCCCCCAAGACTTTCTTTTGATGATTTAGATTTTTTCATCGATATTTGGACTGAAGAAAAATTTATCTTCTCGGAAGTTGTTCCAGGCCCTGTTTTGCTGACTGGAATCAGAGTCCCACCACCTGGAATTTGTGATATACTTAGATTTCACCTTGACGGTCCTGATTATAAAATGATTCTACCTGTTGAGCCAAGAGTCAAGATTCCTTTGAGCCAGACTGTGAGTGTTTCAGTGCTTGTAGGGCGCAAAGATTCCAACAAAGTTGCTCGTGTCATTAATAGATCTATGTTTGATTATATAGATCGGACTGCCTACAGGGCTATGGCATTTGAGTACCTTGATTTCTCCCCAGTTCACCCATTTATTCCTGGTATCCGAGCATGGATATCTTTGCTCTTCATGGAAGATGGAAATGAGGGTGTCATTGATGTTTTTGGGATTGAAATGGATTTCCGTGATGCTGCAAATTCCAGGGAGGAGGTTTTGTGGCTATTAGACATGCTTGATTGGAAGTGA